ATGTGTCTGACACAGTATCATGGCCAGTGGTCCTTGGCACCTTGCAGCGTGTCTCACAGGACCCTGGGCAGTCTGGCACAGGTACAGCAGTTGGCCATTACTCAAATGCAAGTTCATTAACCCCACTGGGCTTCACTTATATCTCATGACTCTCTTTGGACCCATCTCTCTGTTTTGTGCCTGTCTATTCTTTTCTCCCTGGCTTGATTATTCCTTGTCCTATTGTGTTATTTTGACAAATAGTCACCCTTGATGTTTATACCTCCATTGTATAATGTTGCTGATATGTTctcaaaggaagaaataaaatcccCGTGCTCTTTTTTGGTTCTCTTTTGGCAATCAGATCCCCTGACTGCTTCTGAAAATCTTATCACAACACCTCCCTCTAACTGAATTAATTTTAGTGGGAGCTGCAGTGAGGAAATAGTGGGTACCTATACTCAAAGATTATGTTTTAAGTTTTTGTCCAtctccttacctttttttttccctcccatcctCCCTTTGCAGCTGAAGTGCACACTATTTGCCTGGTGCTGAAAGGCTGTGGAGGGCTGCCTCTGTACCCTGAACAGGTTCAGATTTTTGTTGTGGGAGGGATTAAAGGTTGTGTAAGTCAAGGAGCtgaatgaaagtattttttgttctctATTCTTCTTCTCTTCCTATTTCAGATTTGCAGTTTCTGAAGCTCTGAGCACGATTCAAAGAGCAGAGGAGATTTTGTCAGTGCACTGTGGTCCTGAGAGTACTCAGATCCAGGAACTACAAGAGATGAAGACCTGTCTGTCAGAGCTTCCCAAAAGCATCCTTCAGAGGACTTAATTTCCCTGTCAAAGGAAGCTGCAATGTGATCTTTCATCAAAGCTAAGTTTTGTGTGGTAAGGTAGTCATGTAGTACAAGCTGGAAAATCATGTGTAATGATTTGATAAAAAAGTGAATGAAATCTGAAATGCTCTTTAGTGAGACTGTTGTAAATAAAATGACCAATTCTAACATGAGGGGTCTGTGTGTGGTATGGTGGGAAGAGATGCTGTTGTATAATTTCTGCATGTGGGTTTGAAGCAAATGTTTGAGATACTTGTGTATGGGTGTGTGTTTCTAGAGATGTGCATCTCCCGTGTGTGGTACCCTGATGGTTATGAACCTGCAGTCATCCAAACCtcactgccttttatttttaacgCTGTGAGGCTCTTTTCTCCTTGCCAGCATGAAGGGTAAATGGTTGGAATGGGTGAGGCAGCAGGCTGGTACAAGCTCTAAGAGGGGGCAGTGCAGAACTTGGAGGGCTACCAGTGCAGATCTGTCAACGATGAGGGATTCAGTATAAACAGCTGGTGTCAGTTTGGAAGACAGGATAGGGAAAGACTCAGTATACACTAGGTGATGCATAGTAGGACATAGAACTGCATTGTGGCTCATCTGGGGAAAATAGGAGTGTGAAGACATGACGTCGGCAGACAATCTTTCAAGGGAGAATACTGGGGCTTGCTGAGATTAATAGCAAAAGCTCTTTTATTGCAGCATGAAGGCATAAGATTTGCAAGTTGTGTCTttgtgcagcagagcagggagccaGTATCCCTCCCAGTACCACCCTTTCCATTTGGGCCCTACCATTGCAGATTACTGTGGAGGAATCTAAACACTCCTGGGGTCCAGGATCTTGCCAATGAAGAGGAGGGTTCCAGTGGTATCATCTCGCAGTACAAGAAGGAAAGGTCTGTCCACGTGATACTCTATGGGGAAGGTCAGACGAGCAGCATTCACCCCGGGATTTGGTGTGGATCTTTCCCCATCTTCACTAAGCTCCAGAATTGCCTTATGTTGCACATGAGATAGCTTAATAGGTTTGGCAGAAATCTTGGTGAAATCAGGTGATGTGAAAAGTGACTGGAGCcctggaggaaagaaagaaaattccattAGCTGAAAGCATGGATTACAGGTGGGGGAGCAGTACTGCTAATGCTGTGATCCGGGAGGGCACGTAGCTGCTCTGGTTTATTGGGGGAACAGGGAGATGAAGCTTACACCTGTTTGTACTGAGCTTCTCTCTCAAAAGCATTGTGGAAAGATGTGATAAAAAGTTGAGGAGTCCTGGACCAAGGTGATTTAGTTGCTGGTGACATCTCTACAGACTGATAGCACGACCTAACTAATAACCCACCAGCTTCATATTCTTCTGAGAGCAGGAAGCAACTTGCCCACTGCTTTGAGCCCTGGCAGTCTGTAGAGGGGGTGTGATGTACATACTTGTCTCCTTTAGCGTGTTGCCAAGTGCCTCTTCATAATTCAGCTTTAGTTTAGGCAAGCTTAGCACAGCGTGGACTGTCTTCAGCTCCTTGTCCACATCGTGGACAAACTCAGAAGTAAGGCTTTCCTCAATCAGAGTCATATTCTGGGTCACCTTCGTAGGCAGGAAGAACATGGCACTGGTTCCCTCTGTCAGTGGCAGCTGGGCAATCTGGAAGGCCAGTTATAAATAAGAAAGGGTCACATTAATAACAAACAGTTTTATCCATCCTGTACCAGACAAGGGCCTGAATCTCAACTGCCTGGTCAGCCTTCCCAGCTAACATTTGGTGTCTTCCCTGTTTGCTTTTATCGGATGCAATGCTTGCTGACCCCTCTGGCACCCAGGCTTTCATCAACCCGTGCTGCACTCTTTCTGCTCTTCCATGGCAAGTGCTCTCCCTCACCTCTTGAATCCTTTTACGGACTGCGGTATTGCTCTGGGGGATCCTCGGCTGGAACACCTTTGACCTCATGCTACAGTGAAAGATTTGTTGAAAGAGGTAGAGATGAAAAGTTTTGAGGAGTGTACCCTGCCCTTCTTGCCCAATTTTAGGTCAAGCAATACAGGCTAACAGGACCTATGCATTATTTAAATTCTGGACTGCTTGTCACATAGCAAATGTAGAAGTAGGATATTCTAAGAATCAGCATGCTGCCTTTCAAAATAGGGATTGCAGAACTAGCCTGATGGGAGGAGCAAGGCTGTCTTCTGGAATGGGTTAACAGGTAGGTGTAGCTGAGCCTGTTCCTCAGTAGGTTTAAGAGATCTTATGCAATGTTTGCTCTCTGACCTTGCAGTTGAGTTCGGAGTCAAAACCGTATCTCAGTATGGCTTTGGGGTCTGACATCATGGACACCTTCACAATTCTGTCCTCATCCAGATGGAAGTCCTTCAGGGCAGTCTTTTTGGTGTCAAACTTGGTTTTCCATgtccctatttttttaaaagataaaatggagGATTTTCTGGAATAATAGCATATGAAACCAGGTTTGTATCTGTGGCTGAGTAATCTTGAGCTTTATATATATCATATTTATGCTTTAGGAGTTGAGGCATAACTGAGTGATGGTAGAGATGGAAATAGACTGATTGGAGCTACTGATTTACTGCCACTCTTTGGCCCCTCCTTTTCATCTGAGAATTGgctaaatgggaaataaaaaaatcaagccagTGTATGGGTGGAGTAGCTGTTGGGAAGTTGATGTCTACTTATGTAattacaaaactattttaaagggTAACAATTGTGTCAATGCATATAAAGTGCTTCTCTCCCCACCCTTTATTTTGCTCCTTGTCTCTAAGCAATAATTCTCCATGACGCTGGCTTACAGCATGTTCTAGAATCTCTCTGGTATCTCCCTCCATTCCCTCTACAGTGGTAAAAAGGCTCATTACACTGATTATGCTGTGCCTTCCCTAAATGGTAATATTCTGTCCCTTGCTGTGGAGTTTTGTGAGCTTAAACTTTCTTCTCTGGTCTCTTACTGCAAACAGCTCAAGCCTCAGTTTCCCAAGAGTAATATTCCCTCCCTCAAGGACTATTTCTGTTCAGGTAGtgtgcattttttcttctttactaaACGTTCTCAAACACTTTCTTCTTACACTCTGTCTCCTTGGCAGTCTGTTTGCTCTATGGGAAGCGAGTGTTCCCTCGCACCTCTTCTAACACATGCGTAACAGACCCTCTCTGTAACCAAGTACACAACATTCTTACCCTTGTAGGAAGCAGCCCCAGCAAGGAGAATACTGACATCTGCGGGCACATCCTTCATAAACCGCATAATCCTGCCCTTTGTCTGCTGTCGTACCCAGTTGTTGATTTCTTGGAGGTCTAACTGGGTATTGCCACTTAGTGCCCTTGGACGCATCTTGTAGGACTTCTCTAGTTGGCTGTGAAAACCAGGCTTCACCCTCAGTCCTGGGGAACAAAAACATTGATATTGCAGCTACCTCCCTTATCAAAACAATCTCAAGGCAGCAGATTGCAATCGAAAGCCCAGCAGCAGTTCTCTCATAAAACTTCTGTGGCTGTGTGTGTACAGAAACATGCTTTGAAGAAGAATGACTGAAGGCACAT
Above is a genomic segment from Athene noctua chromosome 19, bAthNoc1.hap1.1, whole genome shotgun sequence containing:
- the SERPINF1 gene encoding pigment epithelium-derived factor; this encodes MQIPVVLLFLGLLTVPSRSQNSATEQNSATADGANAGEVEEEDPFYKSPVNKLAAAVSNFGYDLYRQQSSRTATANVLLSPFSLATALSGLSLGAGERTEDVISRALFYDLLNKAEVHNTYKDLLTSMTAPEKSMKSASRIILEKRLRVKPGFHSQLEKSYKMRPRALSGNTQLDLQEINNWVRQQTKGRIMRFMKDVPADVSILLAGAASYKGTWKTKFDTKKTALKDFHLDEDRIVKVSMMSDPKAILRYGFDSELNCKIAQLPLTEGTSAMFFLPTKVTQNMTLIEESLTSEFVHDVDKELKTVHAVLSLPKLKLNYEEALGNTLKETRLQSLFTSPDFTKISAKPIKLSHVQHKAILELSEDGERSTPNPGVNAARLTFPIEYHVDRPFLLVLRDDTTGTLLFIGKILDPRSV